The window CGAGCGAAATGTACCCTGCTTGACCATATCTTCCAAGCTGTCGTTAGTGGCTGCTACGATCCGGACATCAACGGGGATGGAGTCAGAGCCGCCCACCCGTTCAATTTCTTTCTCCTGCAGTACCCGCAGCAGTTTGGCCTGAGCCGCCGGTGACAGCTGGCTGATCTCGTCCAAAAACAGAGTCCCCTTCTCAGCCTGTTCAAATCTTCCCTTTTTCCCGGATTTCCGTGCCCCGGTGAAGGCCCCCTCTTCATATCCGAACAGTTCCGATTCAATCAGTTCCTGAGGAATGGCCGCGCAATTAAGCTTAACGAAAGGGTAATGGGCCCGCCGGCTTTCCTGATGCAAGGCATGGGCTACCAATTCCTTGCCCGTGCCTGTCTCCCCTTGGATGAGCACGGTGGAATTGACAGACGCCGCCTTTAGGATAGCCGCGCGGATTTGTTTGGCAGCGCTGCTGGAACCGGTTATATCGGCCAGCGAATAACGCACGCCGGAATACTTTTTGACCTTTTCTTTATAATAGTCAAGCTGGCTTTGCAGTTCCTTGATGGATTCAAACAGCGTTTCGGCGACTTCGAAAACCTGAAAGGAGATGGCGCCGATAAGGATTCCGTCTTTGACCAAAGGCATCCTGTTGACGATTAAAGGCTTTCCCTTATGGTAGAAGACGTCTCCCAGAAGAGGTTTGCCGGTTTCAACCACCAAGGGCAGTTTGCTTGTCGGCACGACATCCTTGACATTACAGCCGATG of the Acetonema longum DSM 6540 genome contains:
- a CDS encoding sigma-54 interaction domain-containing protein gives rise to the protein MAKHSEIMKQVFAHMWGLVIVDHLCRIVYMEEKYARSRGCDPEAVIGCNVKDVVPTSKLPLVVETGKPLLGDVFYHKGKPLIVNRMPLVKDGILIGAISFQVFEVAETLFESIKELQSQLDYYKEKVKKYSGVRYSLADITGSSSAAKQIRAAILKAASVNSTVLIQGETGTGKELVAHALHQESRRAHYPFVKLNCAAIPQELIESELFGYEEGAFTGARKSGKKGRFEQAEKGTLFLDEISQLSPAAQAKLLRVLQEKEIERVGGSDSIPVDVRIVAATNDSLEDMVKQGTFRSDLFFRINVIPIKLPPLRERRTDIPLLVEKFAEIYGDQAGLGTVSVAPEALELLMKYAWPGNIRELEHAVERTIHQCNSSLLEMKHFEWLAAKVENRGHMTAGRGIQEAKAATEREMILNALRTTQGNKKKAAELLDIARPLLYQKMRRLGIQ